The proteins below come from a single Eucalyptus grandis isolate ANBG69807.140 chromosome 3, ASM1654582v1, whole genome shotgun sequence genomic window:
- the LOC104415293 gene encoding probable sugar phosphate/phosphate translocator At3g17430, whose product MGKMINKPLVLTYLYLFIYILLSSGVILYNKWVLSPKYFNFPFPITLTMIHMGFSGAVAFLLIRVFKVVAPVKMTFEIYATCVVPISAFFASSLWFGNTAYLHISVAFIQMLKALMPVATFITAVMCGTDKLRCDVFSNMLVVSIGVVISSYGEIHFNIVGTAYQVTGIFAEALRLVLTQVLLQKKGLTLNPITSLYYIAPCSFVFLFVPWYLLEMQEMEVSQIQFNFWIFFSNAICALALNFSIFLVIGRTGAVTMRVAGVLKDWILIALSSVIFPESTITGLNIIGYAIALCGVVMYNYIKIKDVRASQTQPDSIPERITKEWKLEKKSSDPFLPSKGSDNNGGRNGGNSPTADPTVDEEAPLVPTSRFYYAGRTQFKQPF is encoded by the exons ATGGGAAAGATGATCAACAAACCGCTGGTCCTGACGTACCTTTACCTATTTATCTACATTTTACTTTCATCTGGAGTTATACTTTACAACAAG TGGGTACTCTCTCCTAAGTACTTCAATTTCCCATTTCCAATTACACTGACCATGATTCATATGGGATTTTCTGGAGCAGTAGCCTTTCTTCTTATTCGTGTTTTCAAG GTTGTAGCTCCAGTTAAGATGACCTTTGAAAT ATATGCAACATGTGTCGTACCAATCAGTGCATTCTTTGCTTCTAGTCTCTG GTTTGGCAACACTGCTTATTTGCACATTTCTGTGGCCTTCATCCAGATGCTGAAAGCTCTAA TGCCAGTGGCAACCTTTATCACGGCAGTTATGTGTGGCACTGATAAATTAAGGTGTGATGTATTCTCGAACATGCTCGTGGTGAGCATCGGGGTTGTGATTTCCTCGTATGGGGAAATCCATTTTAATATTGTTGGTACAGCTTACCAGGTCACAGGAATATTTGCTGAGGCTCTTAGGCTGGTTTTGACCCAAGTCCTGCTGCAAAAGAAGGGGTTAACTCTAAATCCCATCACTAGCCTGTATTATATTGCTCCATGCAG TTTTGTGTTTCTGTTTGTGCCTTGGTATTTACTCGAGATGCAAGAGATGGAAGTTTCACAGATCCAGTTCAACTTTTGGATCTTTTTCTCTAACGCCATCTGTGCTTTGGCTCTcaacttttccattttcctGGTTATCGGTCGAACTGGTGCGGTTACCATGCGCGTAGCTGGCGTATTGAAAGACTGGATACTGATAGCACTTTCCTCTGTTATATTTCCTGAGTCGACAATAACTGGGCTCAATATAATAGGCTATGCAATAG CTCTTTGTGGTGTTGTTATGTATAATTACATTAAGATTAAAGATGTTCGTGCATCTCAAACTCAACCAGATAGTATTCCAGAAAGAATTACAAAG GAGTGGAAGCTCGAGAAGAAGTCATCTGACCCTTTTCTGCCTAGCAAGGGGAGTGACAACAATGGTGGAAGGAACGGAGGCAATAGTCCCACAGCTGACCCTACCGTTGATGAAGAAGCGCCTCTTGTCCCAACGTCAAGATTTTATTACGCAGGACGGACACAATTTAAACAGCCATTCTAA